In a genomic window of Besnoitia besnoiti strain Bb-Ger1 chromosome XI, whole genome shotgun sequence:
- a CDS encoding patched family protein (encoded by transcript BESB_019640): protein MEKDTVPEATGSASPVLHSSSDQADTCFLAATHPSRRLFRINESVSYLPPTRKPADGDQAQEEETGAVSATEPTAVPDVTSDGDRLENAPEGPEPPREDGLAIPNSAEDGLLEGKRRQRRAWWCLPCSLFENAKNGALRAIMTSFERYAALVYDYPWLFIFLSLLATAGVAVGVFLRTAESDVYTLYSLKTSPSQVAKDHLLDVMPPDRLLYILVTGESNLLTPETLAAVDNLKRGVENLTLRRDAVTTDEFNHKLVGHDKYAFPETVTFQDICAKDGSGECQVQSILDVYPSRESWGVMPVVSVTWPVAMNPVTNKVYRLDALLGRIQTSERPPDPAAGLPAATVVDAAEALLIRMELRGDMLWRPYTAAFEKLILDHLLAVNLGPGLVVTPKAERSSYDELKRVSTLDVADWLRLCAAVLVVFMYTSIVNSSRTYRTKLVPSAMGALASLLGYVGGAGLVYLCGVRHTTPAEATPFLAMGIGVDDLFVIINAYSLTYLHPNPKERVVDAVRDAGLSITITTLTNVITFIIGALSPYYSISMFCIITAGALTWGYVLCLTFFLAGLSLDARREARKDPLAYSLFWRFVPRALYRTRCEPEPVPPTTEESAPQDRDGIEREEAVTADAAPPTHGEDLLTTYQLAALMVLYKKHVRGAELRSRRRLGDGETGAGAGDGEPAAAKVSKPPAESYETMATEDDREGRKGEGAEAEAPRRLSSHIRDMSTQESMMLMKNFERELRNNPDKLLKLYHPEPLGNPGRGSRRFFRDYYGRQVVGAVLPRIWRHVLKSEIATTLTVRAPGGVSGGGHLCGRVGLLGNNFVKAAVLLLFTGLTAAAIYGVTTLKFGLSLRNVTPRSSYLRDFYDLHEDIFPRYGDEVTVFFRAARQKWAVVVNDGMSLFLQKAMPLLESGDREQFLTALRTWLERDPVGQNFRTLFKFSPDNNLIVWQFRYWMPHKDNTTTLYRWLKEGKDIVRTGAPYFHGEVHTALAVIWESDPKILRFTLTNLSIALVCILAVSLLLIPNLLSAIIVVVIVSVVDLWLFGFMALIDLRLSMISMVNLLISIGYSVDFTIHVAHTFTHCVGVSRRDRMVETMIVMGAPVTHGMLSTLLAVVALAGSPKYILEVFFKMMFMVIIFAYSAGMILLPVVLSLMGPRRSHKKNTLKDGKAPSRSTTQLMDRNMSHAPVEGWAEGV, encoded by the exons ATGGAGAAAGACACCGTACCCGAAGCGACGgggtcggcgtcgcccgtgTTGCATTCGTCGTCGGATCAAGCGGACACCTGCTTTTTGGCTGCCACGCACCCGAGTCGTCGCCTCTTCCGGATAAATGAAAGCGTTTCGTACTTGCCTCCTACCAGAAAGCCTGCCGATGGCGACCAGGCtcaggaagaagagacaggcgcagtCTCGGCAACTGAGCCGACGGCCGTTCCGGACGTGACGTCGGATGGCGACCGACTCGAGAACGCACCTGAGGGGCCCGAGCCGCCCAGGGAGGACGGACTGGCCATTCCGAACTCTGCAGAGGATGGCCTTTTAGAGGGTAAGCGCCGGCAACGCCGCGCCTGGTGGTGCCTTCCTTGCAGCCTGTTTGAGAACGCGAAAAACGGCGCGCTGCGAGCCATCATGACTAGTTTCGAGCGGTACGCGGCCCTGGTGTACGACTATCCGTGGCTCTTCATCTTTCTGTCGCTGCTTGCGACAGCGGGCGTGGCGGTTGGCGTCTTCCTGCGGACGGCGGAATCGGACGTCTACACCTTATACAGTCTGAAAACGTCGCCGAGTCAAGTCGCTAAGGACCATCTCCTTGACGTGATGCCGCCCGACAGGCTGCTTTACATTTTGGTCACCGGAGAAAGCAATCTTTTAACCCCCGAGACCTTGGCTGCGGTTGACAATTTGAAACGGGGTGTCGAGAACCTCACACtacgccgcgacgccgtgACCACAGACGAATTCAACCACAAGCTGGTTGGCCACGACAAGTATGCCTTTCCTGAAACGGTCACGTTTCAAGATATCTGCGCGAAAGACGGCTCCGGCGAGTGCCAAGTGCAGAGCATCCTGGACGTGTATCCGTCCCGCGAGAGCTGGGGAGTGATGCCTGTCGTGTCGGTGACGTGGCCTGTCGCCATGAATCCTGTTACCAACAAAGTGTACCGCCTCGACGCGCTCTTAGGACGCATTCAGACCTCCGAGCGACCGCCAGAtcccgccgcgggcctcccgGCTGCGACAGtcgtcgacgccgcggaggcgctgctgatTCGGATGGAACTCAGAGGTGACATGCTGTGGAGGCCGTACACCGCGGCCTTCGAGAAGCTGATTCTTGACCACCTGCTGGCCGTGAACCTCGGTCCGGGCCTCGTGGTGACCCCGAAGGCCGAGCGGTCGTCGTACGATGAACTGAAGCGAGTGTCGACTCTCGATGTGGCGGACTGGCTGCGGCTGTGCGCCGCCGTTCTCGTGGTGTTCATGTACACGTCGATCGTCAATAGCTCTAGGACGTACCGGACCAAGCTCGTGCCCTCGGCTATGGGGGCGCTCGCCAGTCTTTTGGGGTACGTTGGCGGCGCTGGGCTTGTGTatctctgcggcgtgcggcACACGACTCCGGCGGAGGCCACGCCGTTTCTGGCGATGGGCATCGGCGTCGACGATCTCTTCGTCATCATCAACGCGTATTCCCTCACCTACTTGCACCCGAATCCGAAGGAGCGCGTCGTCGACGCCGTCCGAGACGCAGGCCTGTCCATCACAATCACGACTTTAACCAACGTGATCACGTTCATCATCGGCGCCTTGTCCCCGTATTATAGTATCTCTATGTTCTGCATCATcaccgcgggcgcgctgaCATGGGGCTACGTCCTCTGTCTCACCTTTTTCCTCGCGGGTCTCAGTCTCGACgccagacgcgaggcgcggaaagaCCCGCTCGCATACAGCCTTTTCTGGCGCTTTGTCCCGCGGGCTCTGTACCGAACCCGCTGCGAGCCTGAGCCAGTGCCGCCGACGACTGAAGAGTCCGCACCGCAAGACAGGGACGGTATCgaacgcgaagaagccgTTACAgctgacgcggcgccgcccacgcaCGGAGAAGACCTCCTGACAACGTATCAGCTCGCAGCACTGATGGTGCTGTACAAGAAACACGTACGAGGCGCCGAACTTCGAAGCAGACGGAGGCTCGGGGATGGAGAGACTGGTGCGGGCgctggagacggcgagcctgccgccgcgaaagTCAGTAAGCCGCCAGCGGAGAGCTACGAGACAATGGCAACTGAAGACGACCGCGAAGGGCGgaaaggcgaaggagcggaggcggaggcgcccaggAGACTGTCAAGTCACATTCGCGACATGAGCACTCAGGAATCCATGATGCTCATGAAGAACTTTGAACGAGAGCTGCGAAACAATCCTGACAAACTTCTCAAGTTGTACCATCCCGAGCCCCTCGGCAATCCGGGCAGAGGCTCCCGACGATTCTTTAGAGACTACTATGGCAGGCAAGTCGTGGGCGCAGTTTTGCCGCGGATTTGGCGTCATGTGCTCAAGTCTGAAATTGCCACCACCCTTACTGTTCGTGCTCCTGGTGGGGTGTCTGGTGGAGGGCATTTGTGCGGACGTGTAGG GTTGCTGGGGAACAACTTCGTCAAGGCCGCGGTTCTTCTGCTCTTTACGGGGCTCACTGCGGCCGCGATCTACGGAGTCACCACGCTAAAATTTGGATTGTCTTTGAGGAACGTGACGCCGCGGTCCTCGTACCTGCGCGATTTCTACGATTTGCACGAGGACATCTTTCCGCGATACGGCGACGAGGTCACGGTTTTTTTTCGCGCAGCAAGACAA AAATGGGCTGTTGTCGTGAACGATGGCATGTCGCTTTTTCTGCAAAAGGCCATGCCTCTCCTTGAAAGTGGAGATCGTGAGCAATTTTTGACCGC GTTGAGAACGTGGCTCGAGCGAGATCCCGTTGGGCAGAATTTTAGGACGCTTTTCAAGTTTTCTCCCGACAACAACTTAATCGTGTGGCAGTTCCGATACTGGATGCCGCACAAGGACAACACCACGACGCTCTACCGCTGGCTGAAGGAGGGAAAAGACATCGTGCGTACCGGAGCCCCGTACTTCCATGGCGAGGTCCACACAGCTTTGGCGGTCATATGGGAGTCAGACCCCAAGATCCTCAGGTTTACCCTGACGAACTTGTCGATTGCCCTCGTGTGCATCTTGGCG GTCTCCTTGTTGTTGATTCCGAATCTCTTATCGGCAATCATTGTCGTCGTGATCGTTTCCGTTGTTGACCTGTGGCTCTTCGGCTTCATGGCGCTGATTGACTTGCGCCTGAGCATGATTAGCATGGTTAATCTCCTCATCTCCATCG GTTACAGCGTGGATTTCACGATTCACGTGGCTCACACCTTCACGCACTGTGTCGGCGTCAGCAGGCGAGATCGGATGGTCGAGACAATGATTGTCATGGGCGCGCCGGTGACGCATGGCATGCTATCCACGTTGTTGGCGGTTGTGGCCCTCGCCGGATCTCCAAAGTACATCCTCGAGGTCTTTTTCAAAATGATGTTCATG GTCATTATTTTCGCGTACTCGGCAGGCATGATTCTGTTACCGGTCGTCCTCAGTCTGATGGGTCCGCGCCGCAGTCACAAGAAAAACACTTTGAAGGACGGAAAAGCTCCGAGCCGAAGCACCACTCAGCTGATGGATAGAAACATGTCACATGCGCCTGTCGAGGGCTGGGCAGAGGGGGTCTAG
- a CDS encoding DnaJ domain-containing protein (encoded by transcript BESB_019630), translated as MAGLARKFVDCYKVLGLPPTCTDGEIKKKFAELAKQLHPDSGSASQCRDKFQAVTEAYRQLTANRREYDALYEANVGSRDGFSTFSSFLGKKRSPDASSFSAGGGFAKSEPFAHDAAFWEALYGQRNFRHAQGAFWATGRQPPGGPKFWRSLDDDEEDFSHFEPEWKRRGGAFRSHPRREAEASFSAAEGRERGRRKVDGDDAARDFERRGVQGSRRAGRGGGEGAASRRSREASETRGGGGSPRHARGGASSSVFEEECFATESRNRFDPEEEWFEDTKYRARNHAQDGRLKDGGDAYANRSAARRKPKEGGALGRWRQWREVDVCVVEEDDDVEPRARTKSRKPREEETAGRRQGTARATRDTRKDGDAGDVGRAKTARGGGRRRGEDQTDEENRDEPEDGEGEKQGSACARRHSDPPSAGNEERSSWAETKKFSEHAEAGASSAPKDKQAREGADGRVEEARRAEGRVGADGESDISCSRMVSSFGLSADAAEASEGPSSRTPRPSSEALDDPECADAGVGSPRRGAVSRTLDEETAETFEGDSCVFQTGPGAGKPRRRSGGEEAQSQAERSEAEASCGEADAETRGARGQGKPEGKAERPAGKKETEGAAEGRRMEAQHFDVYSGGRAARGARNFFDSDSEGDDAAAYTFFSRRYGEPESDFCRGCGRGSPSSSSEWDEDEDFGGRGAGRAAFWGARCGGADSEDEQDDEDFQLSAGGDRERTRSWASRGGRGASPCGGNAERGGKNQDRRGAEQRARGLKEVDVYTLASALRKKGQHQALPRMTYSNKEGHDNRIEGVLFLNEAPIRDWLKTYGDRGRVYGVYRDGAFLYSLEWKKKKHWGKVGAHATYTASHC; from the exons ATGGCAGGACTGGCGCGGAAGTTCGTGGACTGCTACAAAGTCCTCGGTCTCCCGCCCACATGCACAGATGGAGAAATTAAAAAAAAGTTCGCAGAACTCGCCAAACAGCTCCACCCCGACAGTG GCTCGGCGTCACAGTGCCGAGACAAGTTTCAGGCCGTCACAGAGGCGTACAGGCAGCTCACGGCGAACCGCCGCGAGTACGACGCGCTCTACGAGGCGAACGTgggcagcagagacggaTTTTCTACCTTTTCGTCCTTCTTGGGGAAAAAGCGAAGCCCAGACGCCAGCTCCTTTTCCGCCGGAGGAGGCTTCGCGAAGAGCGAACCCTTCGCCCACGACGCTGCCTTCTG GGAAGCTCTTTACGGCCAGCGCAACTTTCGGCACGCGCAGGGGGCCTTCTGGGCGACCGGCCGCCAGCCTCCAGGAGGACCGAAATTCTGGCGTTCGCTCGacgacgatgaagaagatTTTTCGCATTTCGA GCCCGAATGgaaacgccgcggaggcgcctttCGCTCGcatccgcggcgcgaggcagaggcatcgttttctgcagcggaaggccgcgagcgaggcaggcgcaagGTCGACGGGGATGATGCGGCGAGGGATTTCGAGCGGCGAGGGGTCCAAGGGAGCCGCCGAGCAGGAAGAggtggcggcgaaggagccgcgagccgccgctcGAGAGAGGCCAGTgagacgcgcggaggaggcggcagtccgcgacacgcgcgtggcggcgcttcaTCGTCGGTTTTTGAGGAAGAGTGCTTCGCCACCGAGAGCAGAAATCGGTTTGATCCCGAGGAAGAGTGGTTCGAGGACACGAAATACCGCGCGCGGAACCACGCGCAAGACGGCCGGCTTaaagacggcggcgacgcctacGCGaaccgcagcgccgcgcggcggaagcccaaagaaggaggcgcgctggGACGCTGGCGGCAGTGGCGCGAAGTCGACGTCTGCGTggtggaggaggacgacgacgtcgagccccgcgcgcgcaccAAGAGCcgaaagccgcgcgaggaggaaaccgcaggaaggcgccaggggaccgcgcgggcgacgagagacacgcggaaAGACGGCGATGCGGGGGACGTGGGACGCGCGAAGACtgcaagaggaggcggcagacgcagaggcgaagaccaGACCGacgaagaaaacagagacgAGCCCGAAGatggagaaggagaaaagcaGGGGAGTGCCTGCGCACGGCGCCACTCAGACCCCCCGAGCGCGGGGAACGAGGAGCGTTCTTCGTGGGCTGAAACCAAGAAGTTCAGCGAACATGCGGAGGCGGGTGCGAGCTCTGCGCCGAAAGACAagcaagcgcgagaaggcgccgacgggcgcgtggaggaggcaagacgcgcagagggacgcgtgggcgcggacggcgagagcgacatTTCGTGCAGCCGCATGGTCTCTTCGTTCGGGTTgtcggcagacgccgctgaaGCTTCCGAGGGGCCTTcgtcgcgcacgccgcgaccGTCTTCCGAGGCACTCGATGACCCTGAATGTGCTGACGCCGGGGTGGGCtctcctcgacgcggcgctgtctctcgcacGTTGGAcgaagagacggcggagacctTTGAGGGCGACAGCTGTGTCTTTCAAACGGGGCCGGGGGCGGGAAagccgcgccgaagaagcggaggagaggaggcacaGAGTCAGGCGGAAAGGagtgaggcggaggcgagctgcggcgaagctgaCGCTGAAACCAGAGGCGCCAGAGGGCAAGGCAAACCCGAGGGCAAGGCAGAGCGCCCAGCAggaaagaaggagacagaaggagcggcggagggcagaCGAATGGAAGCTCAGCATTTCGACGTCtacagcggcggccgcgccgccagaggaGCCAGAAATTTTTTCGAtagcgacagcgagggcgacgacgccgccgctTACACATTCTTCAGCAGACGCTACGGCGAGCCTGAGTCTGACTTTTGTCGAggctgcggtcgcggctcTCCCTCTTCGAGCTCGGAGTGggatgaagacgaagacttcggcggacgcggcgccggcagggcAGCATTTTGGGGCGCCCGATGCGGCGGAgccgacagcgaagacgagcaaGACGATGAAGACTTTCAGCTTAGCGCAGGGGGAGACCGAGAGCGAACGCGCTCCTGGGCGTCGCGAGGCGGTCGGGGGGCCTCCCCGTGCGGAGGCAATGCAGAAAGAGGCGGAAAAAACCAGGatcgacgcggcgccgagcaaCGCGCCCGGGGCTTGAAGGAGGTCGATGTCTATACACTCGCTTCAGCATTGCGGAAAAAAGGGCAACATCAAGCACTACCGCGAATGACGTACTCCAACAAAGAAGGCCACGACAACCGAATCGAAGGTGTACTCTTCCTCAACGAGGCCCCAATTCGAGATTG gcTCAAGACCTACGGCGACCGGGGGCGCGTCTACGGGGTGTACCGAGACGGGGCCTTTCTGTACAGTTTAGAgtggaaaaaaaagaaacacTGGGGCAAGGTTGGAGCGCACGCGACGTACACCGCCTCTCACTGTTGA